A genomic window from Nocardioides sp. BP30 includes:
- a CDS encoding LLM class flavin-dependent oxidoreductase: MRLGVVIVQTRPWRQLAGDFRLMEEIGYDAAYVYDHLTHPTAAGGWLADGFATLAAAASVTDRIELGPLVASAMLHSPVSLARRAATVQDVSGGRLILGVGAGSPREPLADTGTPVTTREMSERFADLVTGLDAVWGGATAWQGSGRSFEGLQTRPLPAGAARPFLLLAAHGPRALALTARYADGWNTYGGWEASRLDPAAYWALVREQCERLGDACERAGRDPGTLRRSLLLGFGTVRPTSSVAAYQDAIGRAGELGFDELVVYGPFALPAADTASDLEVHAEVLAGR, encoded by the coding sequence ATGAGACTCGGTGTCGTCATCGTCCAGACCCGGCCGTGGCGCCAGCTTGCGGGCGACTTCCGGCTGATGGAGGAGATCGGGTACGACGCGGCGTACGTCTATGACCATCTCACCCACCCGACGGCCGCGGGCGGCTGGTTGGCCGACGGCTTCGCGACCCTGGCCGCTGCCGCCTCCGTCACCGACCGGATCGAGTTGGGCCCGCTGGTGGCCTCGGCGATGCTGCACTCGCCGGTCTCGCTGGCACGGCGGGCGGCCACGGTGCAGGACGTCTCCGGCGGACGGTTGATCCTCGGCGTGGGAGCGGGCTCCCCGCGCGAGCCGCTGGCGGATACCGGCACGCCGGTGACGACCCGCGAGATGAGCGAGCGCTTCGCCGACCTGGTCACCGGCCTGGACGCCGTCTGGGGCGGCGCGACCGCGTGGCAGGGCAGCGGCCGTTCCTTCGAGGGCCTGCAGACGCGCCCGCTGCCGGCGGGGGCGGCGAGGCCGTTCCTGCTGCTGGCCGCCCATGGCCCCCGGGCGCTGGCCCTGACGGCTCGCTACGCCGACGGCTGGAACACCTACGGCGGCTGGGAGGCCAGCCGGCTCGATCCGGCGGCCTACTGGGCCCTGGTGCGCGAGCAGTGCGAGCGCCTCGGTGATGCCTGCGAGCGGGCCGGCCGCGACCCGGGGACCCTGCGCCGCTCGCTGCTGCTCGGCTTCGGCACGGTGCGACCGACCTCCTCGGTGGCGGCCTACCAGGATGCGATCGGTCGCGCCGGCGAGCTCGGCTTCGACGAGCTGGTGGTCTACGGGCCGTTCGCGCTGCCGGCTGCCGACACCGCCTCCGACCTGGAGGTGCACGCGGAGGTGCTGGCTGGGCGCTGA
- a CDS encoding aconitate hydratase, with the protein MASQDSFGAKGTLDVDGKSYEIFRLDAVKGEGLDVASLPFSLKVLLENLLRTEDGADITADDIKALAGWDKDADPDKEIQFTPARVIMQDFTGVPCIVDLATLREAAADLGGDPTKINPLSPAEMVIDHSVIAEAFGTPEAFAKNVEIEYDRNKERYQFLRWGQTAFDDFKVVPPGTGIVHQVNIEHLARTIFTREVDGVLQAYPDTCVGTDSHTTMVNGLGVLGFGVGGIEAEAALLGQPVSMLIPRVVGFKLTGDLPEGSTATDLVLTITEMLRKHGVVGKFVEFYGAGVSALPLANRATIGNMSPEFGSTIAIFPVDEETINYLKLTGRSEEQLKLVEAYAKEQGLWLDPAAEPRFSEKLELDLSTVVPSIAGPKRPQDRVQLTDAKTSFRGALVDYAGDVQDTKGYDEAVEETFPGSDAPSYSAGNGRSPAPDNHLSAAPKDGGRASNPVEVTLEDGSRFVLDHGAVTIASITSCTNTSNPSVMLGAALLAKKAVEKGLVRKPWVKTTLAPGSKVVSDYYDKSGLTPYLEKLGFNLVGYGCVTCIGNSGPLIPEVSAAVQENDLAVVSVLSGNRNFEGRINPDVKMNYLASPPLVIAYAIAGTMDIDLFHDAIGQDTDGNDVFLKDIWPTPTEVEDVIASSITSEMFTKDYADVFAGDETWQNLPTPTGDTFTWAEDSTYVRKAPYFDGMSLTASPVTDIEGARVLLKLGDSVTTDHISPAGNIKSDSPAGRYLAEHGVAQRDFNSYGSRRGNHEVMIRGTFANIRIKNQLAPGTEGGVTRDFTQSDAPVVAVYDASVNYQAAGVPLVVLAGKEYGSGSSRDWAAKGTSLLGVKAVIAESYERIHRSNLIGMGVIPLQFPAGQNAESLGLSGEETFSISGITALNEGTTPKTVKVTATAPDGGEGVEFDAVVRIDTPGEANYYRNGGILQYVLRNLVTSN; encoded by the coding sequence TTGGCCAGTCAGGACAGCTTCGGTGCCAAGGGCACCCTGGACGTGGACGGCAAGTCCTACGAGATCTTCCGCCTCGATGCGGTCAAGGGTGAGGGCCTCGACGTCGCCTCGCTCCCGTTCTCCCTCAAGGTCCTCCTGGAGAACCTGCTCCGCACCGAGGACGGTGCCGACATCACCGCCGATGACATCAAGGCGCTCGCCGGCTGGGACAAGGACGCGGACCCGGACAAGGAGATCCAGTTCACGCCGGCGCGCGTGATCATGCAGGACTTCACCGGCGTCCCCTGCATCGTCGACCTGGCCACCCTGCGTGAGGCAGCTGCCGACCTCGGCGGCGACCCGACCAAGATCAACCCGCTCAGCCCGGCCGAGATGGTCATCGACCACTCCGTGATCGCCGAGGCGTTCGGTACGCCGGAGGCCTTCGCGAAGAACGTCGAGATCGAGTACGACCGCAACAAGGAGCGCTACCAGTTCCTGCGCTGGGGCCAGACCGCGTTCGACGACTTCAAGGTGGTCCCGCCGGGCACCGGCATCGTCCACCAGGTCAACATCGAGCACCTCGCCCGCACGATCTTCACCCGTGAGGTCGACGGCGTCCTGCAGGCCTACCCCGACACCTGCGTCGGCACGGACTCGCACACCACCATGGTCAACGGGCTCGGCGTGCTGGGCTTCGGCGTGGGCGGCATCGAGGCCGAGGCCGCGCTGCTGGGCCAGCCGGTCTCGATGCTGATCCCGCGAGTCGTCGGCTTCAAGCTCACCGGTGACCTGCCGGAGGGCTCCACCGCGACCGACCTGGTGCTCACCATCACCGAGATGCTCCGCAAGCACGGCGTGGTCGGCAAGTTCGTCGAGTTCTACGGCGCCGGCGTGTCCGCGCTGCCGCTGGCCAACCGCGCCACCATCGGCAACATGTCGCCGGAGTTCGGCTCGACCATCGCCATCTTCCCGGTCGACGAGGAGACCATCAACTACCTCAAGCTCACCGGCCGCAGCGAGGAGCAGCTCAAGCTGGTCGAGGCCTACGCCAAGGAGCAGGGCCTCTGGCTGGACCCCGCCGCCGAGCCGCGCTTCTCCGAGAAGCTCGAGCTGGACCTGTCGACGGTCGTCCCCTCGATCGCCGGCCCCAAGCGGCCGCAGGACCGCGTCCAGCTGACCGACGCCAAGACCTCCTTCCGTGGGGCGCTGGTCGACTACGCCGGCGACGTGCAGGACACCAAGGGGTACGACGAGGCGGTCGAGGAGACCTTCCCCGGCTCGGACGCGCCGTCCTACAGCGCCGGCAACGGCCGTTCCCCGGCGCCCGACAACCACCTCTCGGCCGCACCGAAGGACGGTGGCCGCGCGAGCAACCCGGTCGAGGTCACCCTGGAGGACGGCTCGAGGTTCGTGCTCGACCACGGCGCTGTCACGATCGCCTCGATCACGTCGTGCACGAACACCTCCAACCCCTCGGTCATGCTGGGCGCCGCCCTGCTGGCCAAGAAGGCGGTCGAGAAGGGCCTGGTCCGCAAGCCGTGGGTCAAGACCACGCTGGCCCCGGGCTCGAAGGTCGTCTCGGACTACTACGACAAGTCCGGCCTGACGCCGTACCTGGAGAAGCTCGGCTTCAACCTGGTGGGCTACGGCTGCGTGACCTGCATCGGCAACTCGGGTCCGCTCATCCCCGAGGTCTCGGCCGCTGTGCAGGAGAACGACCTGGCCGTCGTCTCCGTCCTGTCCGGCAACCGCAACTTCGAGGGCCGGATCAACCCGGACGTGAAGATGAACTACCTCGCGTCCCCGCCGCTGGTCATCGCCTACGCGATCGCCGGGACGATGGACATCGACCTGTTCCACGACGCCATCGGGCAGGACACGGACGGCAACGACGTCTTCCTCAAGGACATCTGGCCCACGCCGACCGAGGTCGAGGACGTCATCGCCTCCTCGATCACCTCGGAGATGTTCACCAAGGACTACGCCGACGTCTTCGCCGGCGACGAGACCTGGCAGAACCTGCCGACGCCCACCGGTGACACGTTCACCTGGGCCGAGGACTCGACCTACGTCCGCAAGGCGCCGTACTTCGACGGCATGTCCCTGACCGCCTCGCCGGTCACCGACATCGAGGGCGCCCGCGTCCTGCTCAAGCTCGGCGACTCGGTCACCACCGACCACATCAGCCCTGCCGGCAACATCAAGTCCGACTCGCCGGCCGGCCGCTACCTCGCCGAGCACGGCGTGGCGCAGCGCGACTTCAACTCCTACGGCTCGCGCCGCGGCAACCACGAGGTGATGATCCGGGGCACGTTCGCCAACATCCGGATCAAGAACCAGCTCGCCCCGGGGACCGAGGGTGGCGTCACCCGCGACTTCACCCAGTCCGACGCGCCCGTCGTCGCCGTGTACGACGCCTCGGTGAACTACCAGGCCGCCGGTGTCCCGCTGGTCGTCCTGGCGGGCAAGGAGTACGGCTCGGGCTCGTCCCGCGACTGGGCTGCGAAGGGCACCTCGCTGCTCGGGGTCAAGGCCGTCATCGCCGAGAGCTACGAGCGCATCCACCGCTCGAACCTGATCGGCATGGGTGTCATCCCGCTGCAGTTCCCGGCCGGTCAGAACGCCGAGTCGCTCGGTCTGAGCGGCGAGGAGACCTTCTCCATCTCCGGCATCACCGCCCTCAACGAGGGCACGACGCCGAAGACCGTCAAGGTGACCGCCACGGCGCCTGACGGCGGGGAGGGTGTGGAGTTCGACGCGGTGGTCCGGATCGACACCCCCGGCGAGGCGAACTACTACCGCAACGGCGGCATCCTGCAGTACGTGCTGCGCAACCTGGTCACCAGCAACTGA
- a CDS encoding thiamine-binding protein — protein MLLAFSVAPTTGDESGGVAEAVAAAVRVVRASGLPHETTSMFTTIEGEWEECFEVVRRATEAVVAVAPRVSLVIKADIRPGFTGQLRAKVERVDRILGEQNPA, from the coding sequence ATGCTCCTCGCCTTCAGTGTCGCGCCCACCACCGGTGACGAGAGTGGGGGTGTCGCCGAGGCCGTCGCCGCCGCCGTACGGGTGGTGCGCGCGTCGGGACTCCCGCACGAGACCACCTCGATGTTCACCACCATCGAGGGGGAGTGGGAGGAGTGCTTCGAGGTGGTGCGGCGCGCCACCGAGGCGGTGGTAGCCGTCGCCCCCCGGGTCTCGTTGGTGATCAAGGCCGACATCCGGCCGGGGTTCACCGGTCAGCTCCGGGCGAAGGTCGAGCGCGTGGACCGGATCCTCGGCGAGCAAAATCCGGCCTGA
- a CDS encoding Calx-beta domain-containing protein, translating to MTTLTRAAAITATTALLAGGTVAVIQTSSDAAPKGSTSTGVTVTEGGWATVTVTLRKPATKTLRLTWKTVNGTATGKDFKKVKAAHLVFSRGQIAATVAVKTRDDTKVESTESFWVKFSGKGIKLDKKRVMVSITDNDSTSVSGSASASPTGTVTTTLSPAPQVP from the coding sequence ATGACCACATTGACTCGGGCAGCAGCCATCACGGCAACGACAGCGCTCCTCGCCGGCGGGACCGTCGCGGTCATCCAGACCTCGTCCGACGCCGCGCCCAAGGGCAGCACCTCCACCGGGGTGACGGTCACGGAGGGTGGCTGGGCCACCGTCACCGTCACCCTGCGCAAGCCGGCCACCAAGACGCTCAGACTGACCTGGAAGACCGTCAACGGGACCGCGACCGGCAAGGACTTCAAGAAGGTCAAGGCCGCCCACCTGGTGTTCTCGCGGGGGCAGATCGCCGCGACCGTGGCAGTGAAGACGCGCGACGACACCAAGGTGGAGTCCACGGAGTCCTTCTGGGTGAAGTTCTCCGGCAAGGGCATCAAGCTCGACAAGAAGCGGGTGATGGTCTCCATCACCGACAACGACAGTACGTCGGTCAGCGGCTCGGCGAGCGCCTCGCCGACGGGCACGGTGACCACCACCCTCAGCCCGGCGCCCCAGGTGCCCTGA
- a CDS encoding YjbQ family protein: protein MESETRSYRTGDSEVVLDITADAREYAAARGDGLLHLFVPHATAGIAILETGAGSDDDLLAALDDLLPRDDRWQHRHGSRGHGRSHVMPALIPPYATVPVLGGRLTLGTWQSICLVDLNVDNDVREVRFSFLG from the coding sequence ATGGAGTCCGAGACCAGGTCCTACCGCACCGGCGACAGCGAGGTGGTGCTCGACATCACCGCCGATGCCCGGGAGTACGCCGCTGCTCGCGGTGACGGGCTGCTGCACCTGTTCGTGCCGCACGCCACGGCCGGCATCGCCATCCTCGAGACGGGGGCCGGAAGTGACGACGACCTGTTGGCGGCGCTGGATGACCTGCTGCCGCGCGACGACCGCTGGCAGCATCGCCACGGCTCCCGGGGGCACGGCCGCTCGCACGTGATGCCGGCGCTGATCCCGCCGTACGCGACCGTGCCGGTGCTCGGTGGCCGACTGACGCTCGGCACCTGGCAGAGCATCTGCCTGGTCGACCTCAACGTCGACAACGACGTGCGCGAGGTGCGGTTCAGCTTTCTCGGCTGA
- a CDS encoding NUDIX domain-containing protein, giving the protein MTDFACVLLVDSRGWVLLQERDEHAPIAPERWAASGGHVEPGESFLEAAVRELHEETGLVLAPEELQLVGVYDIHHVERASDDRMALYAASTTATDADIVLGEGRRIVFVDPEQILDLPLSDSARAVLPGFLASELYATLRS; this is encoded by the coding sequence ATGACGGACTTCGCCTGTGTCCTGCTCGTCGACAGCCGTGGCTGGGTGCTGCTGCAGGAGCGCGACGAGCACGCGCCGATCGCGCCCGAGCGTTGGGCGGCCAGTGGGGGCCACGTCGAGCCGGGGGAGTCGTTCCTGGAGGCGGCGGTGCGCGAGCTGCACGAGGAGACCGGCCTGGTCCTCGCCCCCGAGGAGCTGCAGCTGGTCGGCGTGTACGACATCCACCATGTGGAGCGTGCCAGCGACGATCGGATGGCGCTGTACGCGGCCTCCACCACGGCGACGGATGCGGACATCGTGCTCGGTGAGGGCCGCAGGATCGTCTTCGTCGACCCCGAACAGATCCTGGACCTGCCGTTGAGCGACTCCGCCCGCGCGGTCCTGCCGGGGTTCCTCGCCTCCGAGCTCTATGCCACGCTGCGGTCATGA
- a CDS encoding SMP-30/gluconolactonase/LRE family protein: protein MTGLEVVPVPAHGCEDVVVATSGPDEGCVYTGTADGAVWRIRYDGGRVDRIAETGGRPLGIELHPDGRLLVCDSSLGVLLIDPRSGAVERRLAEVDGRPMRFCNNAAVAADGTVWFSDSSTRFGQSQWKDDLVQNTRTGRLLRLEPSGDVRVVLDGLAFANGVALAPDGSFVAVAETGACTVVRQWLTGERAGTRDLLVADLPGHPDNIATGSDGLIWVTIASPVNAALARLQRAPSWLQRGATRVPEWLQPKVEPSCRVQAYDVTGRVVHDLRLPADRYAMVTGVREHDGTVWLGSLEQPAVARVVGLS, encoded by the coding sequence ATGACCGGCCTCGAGGTGGTGCCCGTGCCCGCCCACGGCTGCGAGGACGTCGTCGTCGCGACGTCCGGCCCCGACGAGGGCTGCGTCTACACCGGCACCGCCGACGGCGCCGTGTGGCGGATCCGGTACGACGGCGGCCGCGTCGACCGGATCGCCGAGACGGGCGGTCGCCCGCTCGGCATCGAGCTGCATCCCGACGGCCGGCTGCTGGTCTGCGACTCCTCCCTCGGCGTGCTCCTGATCGACCCGCGCAGCGGGGCGGTGGAGCGACGCCTCGCCGAGGTCGACGGTCGGCCGATGCGGTTCTGCAACAACGCCGCCGTCGCCGCCGACGGCACGGTGTGGTTCTCCGACTCCTCCACCCGGTTCGGCCAGTCGCAGTGGAAGGACGACCTCGTGCAGAACACCCGCACCGGCCGGCTGCTGCGGCTGGAGCCGTCCGGGGACGTCCGGGTCGTGCTCGACGGCCTCGCCTTCGCCAACGGCGTCGCGCTGGCGCCGGACGGCTCGTTCGTGGCAGTGGCCGAGACGGGCGCGTGCACCGTCGTACGGCAGTGGCTCACCGGGGAGCGGGCCGGCACCCGCGACCTGCTCGTCGCCGACCTGCCGGGGCATCCGGACAACATCGCCACCGGGTCGGACGGATTGATCTGGGTGACGATCGCCAGCCCGGTCAACGCCGCCCTCGCCCGGCTGCAGCGAGCGCCGTCCTGGCTCCAGCGCGGAGCCACCCGGGTGCCGGAGTGGCTCCAGCCCAAGGTCGAGCCGAGCTGCCGCGTCCAGGCGTACGACGTGACCGGTCGCGTGGTGCACGACCTCCGGCTGCCGGCTGACCGCTACGCGATGGTGACCGGGGTGCGTGAGCACGACGGGACGGTGTGGCTCGGAAGCCTGGAGCAGCCGGCCGTGGCCCGGGTCGTCGGCCTCTCCTGA
- the dxs gene encoding 1-deoxy-D-xylulose-5-phosphate synthase: protein MGVLASLSSPRDLHELSDDELALLASEIRDLLVETCAKIGGHLGPNLGVVELTMAIHRVFDSPVDRIVFDTGHQAYVHKMLTGRAGDFGGLRQEGGLSGYPSRTESEHDIVENSHASTALSYADGLAKAYRIRGDARHTVAVIGDGALTGGMAWEALNNIAVAKDSRLVIVVNDNGRSYTPTVGGLTTALTSLRTNPRYEKVLDLVKRRLNAVPGVGGTAYDVLHAMKKGLKDALAPQGLFEDLGLKYVGPVDGHDREAMEQALRHAKGFGGPVIVHAMTRKGFGYDAAEKHEADQFHSPGPFDVATGAETPKGSIWTDAFADEIVAIGERRRDVVAITAAMMHPVGLHGFQARFPERTFDVGIAEQHAATSAAGLALGGLHPVVAVYATFLNRAFDQVLMDCALHRTGVTFVLDRAGVTGDDGASHNGMWDMSILQVVPGLRLAAPRDTARLRELLNEAVDVDDAPTVLRFPKGAPPQEIPAVGTAGGCDVLLRDGTKDVLVVGVGAMAATAVEVGERLVAQGIGVTVVDPRWVKPVDPALVELAAAHRLVVSIEDNGVVGGVGSVLLQTLAEAGVGTPVRLHGIPQEFLDHAKRAAILERIGLTPQAVALDTITRLSALVDSDTAPSLS from the coding sequence ATGGGTGTCCTCGCGTCGTTGTCCTCGCCCCGCGATCTGCACGAGCTCTCCGACGACGAGCTGGCCCTTCTCGCCAGCGAGATCCGCGACCTGCTCGTCGAGACCTGCGCGAAGATCGGCGGTCATCTCGGTCCCAACCTCGGGGTGGTCGAGCTGACGATGGCGATCCACCGCGTCTTCGACTCGCCGGTGGACCGGATCGTCTTCGACACCGGTCACCAGGCCTACGTGCACAAGATGCTCACCGGCCGCGCCGGTGACTTCGGCGGCCTACGGCAGGAGGGCGGCCTCTCGGGCTATCCGAGCCGGACCGAGTCCGAGCACGACATCGTGGAGAACTCGCACGCCTCCACGGCGCTCTCCTATGCGGACGGACTGGCCAAGGCCTACCGCATCCGCGGCGATGCCCGGCACACCGTCGCCGTCATCGGCGACGGGGCGCTCACCGGCGGGATGGCCTGGGAGGCGCTCAACAACATCGCCGTGGCCAAGGACAGCCGGCTGGTCATCGTGGTCAACGACAACGGGCGCAGCTACACCCCGACGGTCGGTGGCCTGACCACTGCCCTCACGTCGTTGCGGACCAACCCGCGCTACGAGAAGGTGCTCGACCTGGTCAAGCGTCGGCTCAACGCGGTCCCGGGCGTCGGCGGCACCGCCTACGACGTGCTGCACGCGATGAAGAAGGGTCTCAAGGACGCGCTCGCCCCCCAGGGTCTGTTCGAGGACCTGGGTCTGAAGTACGTCGGCCCCGTCGACGGCCACGACCGCGAGGCGATGGAGCAGGCGCTGCGGCACGCCAAGGGCTTCGGTGGCCCGGTGATCGTGCATGCGATGACGCGCAAGGGCTTCGGCTACGACGCCGCCGAGAAGCACGAGGCCGACCAGTTCCACAGCCCCGGCCCGTTCGACGTCGCCACCGGTGCCGAGACACCCAAGGGCAGCATCTGGACCGACGCGTTCGCCGATGAGATCGTCGCGATCGGCGAGCGCCGGCGTGACGTCGTGGCCATCACGGCGGCCATGATGCACCCGGTGGGCCTGCACGGCTTCCAGGCGCGCTTCCCCGAGCGCACCTTCGACGTCGGCATCGCCGAGCAGCACGCCGCCACCTCGGCGGCCGGGCTCGCACTCGGCGGCCTCCACCCGGTGGTGGCGGTGTACGCGACGTTCCTCAACCGCGCCTTCGACCAGGTCCTGATGGACTGCGCGCTGCATCGCACGGGCGTCACGTTCGTGCTCGACCGAGCAGGCGTGACAGGCGACGACGGAGCCTCGCACAACGGCATGTGGGACATGTCGATCCTGCAGGTCGTGCCGGGCCTGCGGCTGGCGGCGCCGCGCGACACGGCGCGGTTGCGCGAGCTGCTCAACGAGGCGGTCGACGTCGACGACGCGCCGACAGTGCTGCGCTTCCCCAAGGGTGCTCCGCCTCAGGAGATCCCGGCGGTGGGTACGGCGGGCGGCTGCGACGTCCTGCTCCGCGACGGGACCAAGGACGTCCTGGTCGTCGGCGTGGGCGCCATGGCCGCCACCGCCGTGGAGGTGGGGGAGCGGCTGGTCGCTCAGGGGATCGGCGTGACCGTCGTCGATCCGCGCTGGGTCAAGCCGGTCGACCCGGCCCTGGTCGAGCTGGCGGCCGCCCACCGGCTGGTCGTGAGCATCGAGGACAACGGTGTCGTCGGTGGCGTCGGCTCGGTGCTGCTGCAGACGCTGGCCGAGGCTGGTGTCGGCACGCCGGTGCGACTGCACGGCATCCCGCAGGAGTTCCTCGACCACGCCAAGCGGGCGGCCATCCTGGAGCGGATCGGCCTGACTCCGCAGGCCGTCGCCCTCGACACGATCACCCGGCTCAGCGCGCTGGTGGACTCCGACACGGCGCCGTCGCTCTCCTAG
- a CDS encoding PAC2 family protein, which translates to MSRSKLVHIVDEVAELEEFEGPLTMIQVLDGFLDAGNAAARAVRHLVEVSDAAPVVATFDVDAFHDYRARRPAISFVRDHYESYDAPRLVVRLLHDAGGTPYLLLSGPEPDNRWEAFARAVREVVERFEVDNVISLGSVPMAVPHTRPLTVTHHANNPDLVPEESHWTGEIRVPSSAQALVEVRLGEWGHDAQGFVVHIPHYVAQLDYPQAAAELVEKAELAGRLTIDLTELRLEAEARAEEIARYLAENEETAQVVRALEQQYDAFARAEERGSSLLAENQPLPTGDELGREFERFLADLEDPDKGEGEK; encoded by the coding sequence GTGTCGAGATCCAAGCTCGTGCATATCGTCGACGAGGTAGCGGAGCTCGAGGAGTTCGAGGGTCCGCTGACCATGATCCAGGTGCTGGACGGCTTCCTGGACGCGGGCAACGCGGCCGCTCGGGCGGTGCGGCATCTCGTCGAGGTCTCCGACGCCGCGCCGGTGGTGGCGACGTTCGACGTCGACGCCTTCCACGACTACCGCGCCCGCCGGCCGGCGATCTCGTTCGTGCGCGACCACTACGAGTCCTATGACGCCCCACGCCTGGTGGTGCGGCTCCTGCACGACGCGGGCGGTACGCCGTACCTGCTGCTGAGCGGTCCGGAGCCGGACAACCGCTGGGAGGCCTTCGCCAGGGCGGTCCGCGAGGTGGTCGAGCGCTTCGAGGTGGACAACGTGATCTCGCTCGGCTCGGTGCCGATGGCGGTGCCGCACACGCGGCCGCTGACGGTCACCCACCACGCGAACAACCCCGACCTGGTGCCCGAGGAGAGCCACTGGACCGGGGAGATCCGGGTCCCCTCCAGCGCCCAGGCGCTGGTGGAGGTCCGGCTCGGCGAGTGGGGTCACGACGCCCAGGGGTTCGTGGTGCACATCCCGCACTACGTCGCCCAGCTGGACTACCCGCAGGCGGCGGCGGAGCTGGTGGAGAAGGCCGAGCTCGCAGGCCGGCTGACCATCGATCTGACCGAGCTGCGGCTCGAGGCCGAGGCGCGGGCCGAGGAGATCGCCCGCTACCTCGCCGAGAACGAGGAGACGGCCCAGGTCGTGCGCGCCCTGGAGCAGCAGTACGACGCGTTCGCCCGTGCCGAGGAGCGCGGTTCCTCGCTGCTCGCGGAGAACCAGCCGCTGCCGACTGGGGACGAGTTGGGCCGGGAGTTCGAGCGGTTCCTCGCCGACCTCGAGGACCCGGACAAGGGCGAGGGGGAGAAGTGA
- a CDS encoding acyl-CoA thioesterase, producing the protein MTEVTDVTAATEVADAASPGHSVIADRSPAEAVADLLAVLELETIDDDLFRGAPAPNDRGRAFGGHVAAQTLMAAIRTAGEGFTVHSMHSYFLLPGDPMEPIVYDVQRIRDGRSFQTRRVAARQHGREIFYLTANFQLHEEGFEHQDAMPAALPAEEGIDMRALMSKGRNREGEALAREWAAVDARIVGNSMMGLEPDPARPSQQRMWFKIAAELPADPTVHLGAFTWASDISLLSASLAAHTLDTSRVQMASLDHTIWFHRPFRADEWWLYDQESPSAENGRGLSLGRVFSADGRLVATVAQQGIIRPPRT; encoded by the coding sequence GTGACCGAGGTGACCGATGTGACGGCGGCGACCGAGGTCGCCGACGCCGCCTCTCCCGGTCACTCGGTGATCGCGGACCGCAGCCCGGCCGAGGCGGTGGCCGACCTGCTCGCGGTCCTGGAGCTGGAGACGATCGACGACGACCTCTTCCGCGGGGCACCGGCGCCCAACGACCGCGGCCGGGCCTTCGGCGGACACGTGGCGGCCCAGACGCTGATGGCGGCGATCCGGACCGCCGGCGAGGGTTTCACGGTGCACTCGATGCACTCCTACTTCCTGCTCCCCGGCGACCCGATGGAACCGATCGTCTACGACGTGCAGCGCATCCGCGACGGGCGGTCGTTCCAGACGCGGCGCGTCGCCGCCCGGCAGCACGGGCGCGAGATCTTCTATCTCACGGCGAACTTCCAGCTGCACGAGGAGGGCTTCGAGCACCAGGACGCGATGCCTGCCGCGCTGCCGGCCGAGGAGGGCATCGACATGCGCGCCCTGATGAGCAAGGGACGCAACCGGGAGGGCGAGGCACTGGCGCGCGAGTGGGCGGCCGTGGATGCGCGGATCGTGGGCAACTCGATGATGGGTCTGGAGCCGGATCCGGCGCGACCCTCGCAGCAGCGGATGTGGTTCAAGATCGCCGCGGAGCTGCCCGCGGACCCCACCGTGCACCTCGGCGCCTTCACCTGGGCCTCCGACATCAGCCTGCTCAGTGCGTCCCTGGCGGCGCACACGCTGGACACCTCGCGGGTGCAGATGGCCTCGCTCGACCACACCATCTGGTTCCACCGTCCGTTCCGCGCCGATGAGTGGTGGCTCTACGACCAGGAGTCGCCGTCGGCCGAGAACGGCCGCGGGCTCTCCCTGGGTCGGGTCTTCTCGGCCGACGGGCGACTGGTCGCGACGGTGGCCCAGCAGGGGATCATCCGGCCGCCACGGACGTGA